TGCGCGAGGATGCCGACCGTGCCACACGATTGGATCCGTACTACTGGGTGGGGCGGTGGGTGCAGTCGATCACGTCCTGCGAGAAGCCGGTACTCGCGGCGGTGAATGGCGCGGCGGCCGGCGCCGGATTCGGTCTGGCGCTGGCCTGTGATCTCCGACTGGTGAGTGCGAGTGCCACGGTCACGGCGGGCTACGTACGACGCGGGTTGTCACCCGACGCCGGCGTCACCTGGTTTCTGCCGCGACTGATCGGTCACGCGCGCGCCACCGACATCATTCTCACCGGTCGTGACGTGCGCGCCGACGAAGCCGAACGTATCGGACTCGCCACCTCGGTGCTGGCGGATGATGCCTTTGCCGATGGTGTGCAGCGTTACGCGGCGCAGCTGGCGGCTGGTCCACCGCTCGCGCTGGCGCTGTCGAAACGCCTGCTGCTGGCGAGTCCCGACGCGACGCTCGACGCGCAACTACGCGAGGAGCTCACGCACATCAAGAGCTGCTTCGCGAGTGCCGATGTGCGCGAAGCGATGGTCGCGTTCAAGGAAAAGCGTGTCCCGACGTTCGAGGGACGCTGACCGCGACGTGAATCAGCTCGTGGTGTTGCGGCCGGGGTTGTAGCGCAGACTGCCGGGCAGGGAATTGAGCAGCGGTCCGAGTTCGGTGGCGCGCTCGAGGGTGGTCACGAAGGTGAGTCCGTCGAGTGACACGACCAACAGTCCGGAAATGCCGTAGGCCACGACGCAGCAGCCGTCGGCGTGAATCACGTTGCCGGACGCGTCGACGCAGTGCACGTGGCCCATCACGCCATTGCCGGTGTCGTCGAGATCCCGTACGCGGCGCAGCGAGGCCCAGGTGCCGACGTCATCCCACGCACACTCGGTGGGGAGCACCACCAGATGGCGGCTGCGCTCGAGCAACCCGCGGTCGATCGAGACTGACGTGACCAGCTCGGCGAAGCTGGTCATGTCGCCGGTGGCCAGTTTGGGCAATCCATGCTGCAGCTCACCGGTATTGGCTTCGAGCTCGTCGAGCACGACCCGCGCGCGCCACACGAAAATGCCGGTGTTCCAGAGCGCGCCCTTGTCGATGAGCGTGTCGGCCAGCGCGGCCGTGGGCTTCTCGACGAAGTGCTCCACGTGGCACGCGCCACCCTCGGCCCGTGAGATGAACGGATCGAACGGGGTACTGGGCTGCAGATACCCGAAGCCGGTTTCACAGCGCGTCGGGGTGGCACCGAGCGCCACCAGCACCGGCTCCGATGACGCAATCGTGGCGGCTCGTCGCAGCGCGTCGCGGAAAACCCCGGGAAACCCGACCGACAGATCGGCGTGCAGGGCGCAGAACACGGTGTCGGGTCCGGCGCGTTTGGCGACTTCATGGGCGCCCCAGGCCAGCGCGGCCGCAGTGCCGAGCGGCCGCGGCTCAATGAGCATATTCGCGCGCGGGACTTCCGGAATGGCTTCGTGGAGCGCGTCCGCGATATCCGCGCTGGTGACGACGAGCACGCGTTCGGCGGGCACCAGCGGCGAGAGGCGCTCGATGGTGTCGACAATGAGCGGGCGCTCGTTGACGAGGGCCAGCAGCTGCTTGGGGCGCTTGGGCGTACTCAGCGGCCAGAAGCGGGTGCCGATGCCACCGGCAAAGACCACGGCCCAGAGCGCGGTCTGCGTCTCGAGCAGGGGCTCGAGTTCGAACTCCTCCATGGTATCCGCGATCGGCGATGATTCGACGATCACGGGAGGTGCGACGTGAGGAGCGACAGCGCGGGGCTCTGGCATCGTGGCAGCGGAGTGGAGAACACGAAGGGCGGGCTGCGAATGCAAACGCCCGTGGCAACTGGCGCATCTGCTCGGCTACGGACAACATACCTAAGCCATGCTCACCCTGCACCTCACCAACGGCGACTCGGCCGCGAGCGCGCTCGCGCGCTCCGGCCTTCCCGGGGACATTGTCTCCTGGCGCGACCTGTTGCACGACGGTCCCGTGCCACCTGATGACGACCTCGGCGCGTTTCACCGCGTCCGCGCCGAATTTCTGGCGAGCCGCGGGTGGTCGAACATCGCGGCGGCGGTCACCGACTTCGAGCAACGCGATGCTCGACTGGAAGATGTGGGGGCGGGCGACGAGGTGGTGTTGTGGTTCGAGCCCGACCTGTACGATCAACTGCAGCTGATCCAGATTCTCGCGCGATTCGAGCGTCGGGCACCGAGTGAGCGACCACGCCTCACGATCGTCCCTGCCGACTGCTACCTCGGACCGATGCTGCCGGAGAAGTTCGCGCCACTGTACGCGGCACGTCGCGCGATCACGTCGGACGACCTCGTGCACGGCGGCGTCGCGTGGCGCGCGTTTACGTCGACTACGCCCGACGACCTGCTCGACGTGACCAACCGGCTCGACCGCGAGGTGACCGCGCGCACCTACACCTCCGATGATCGTGTGCGGTTGCCGCATCTGGTGGCGGCGTTGCGTCGGCAGCTCGAGGAGTATCCGGATACCGACGCCGGATTGTCGCGCAGCGAACGACAGCTGTGTGAGGCACTGTCGCCGGGCACGATCACGCTGGGCAAGCTGTTCGCGGCACATCAGGCCACGGAGTCGTGGGTGTGGCTCGGTGATTTGAGCTTCGCGTGGTACGCCGAGCGTCTCAGTGATTGCGCGCATCCGATCGTAGTGCATACCAACGGCTCGCGCGTGATTGCGCCGCTGCGTGACACCGACGGCCGGGCATTCTGGGAGCGCGCCGTGCAGCTGACGCCGTTCGGACAGGATGTGGTTCGCGCCCGCGCTGATGTTGTTCGGGCCAACGGCATCGACCGCTGGATCGGCGGCACGCACTGCACGAATGCGCAGTACTGGCGTTGGGATGCGCGCACGCAACGAACCGAACTCTTTCCCCGCCCATGATGGACCCCAGCGCCGACGTTGACGCCGAACTGCTGGCGATGCTCGAAGCAGACATGACACTCGAGGCGGCGCGTCCGATTCTCGAGCTGGCGGCCGGCTACTTCGCCGACACGCGACGGGGCGAGGGCCCGGTGTCCACGTGGCACAGTGCGCAGGTGATCGCCGACCGCATCGCCGGGCCGATGCCGCGCGGTGCGCGGGCGCTGCCGGATGTGGCGCGCCGCTTGTCGTCGCTGCTGTTGGAGGACGTGAACCGACTGGCGCACCCGATGTACATCGGGCATCAGGTGTCGGCCCCGCTGCCGGCGGCCGTGTGGACCGATGCGCTGATCAGCGCGCTCAATCAGTCGCAGGCCGTGCGCGAGATGTCGCCGTCGTTCACGCCGCTGGAGCATCAGGTGATCGCGTGGATGACCGATCTCGTGGGGTGGGATGAGCAGGCGGGTGGCACGATGACGTCAGGTGGTACCGAAGCGACGTTCACCGCGCTGTTGGCGGCGCGCAGTCGCGCGGTGCCCGACGTCTGGACGAACGGGCTCGGAGCGAACCCGCCGGTGGTGGTGTGCGGCGAGCATGCGCATTACGCCGTGTCGCGGGCGGCGGGTGAGATGGGAATTGGCCTCGCTCGGGTCATCGTGATTCCGTCGCGCGCGTTGCGCATGGATACCGACGCCCTGCGCGCGCGTTTGGCGGCGTTGCGGGCCACCGGCACGCGGGTGATGGCCGTGGTGGCTACGGCAGGGTGTACCGCGACGGGCAGCTTCGATGATCTCGACGCAGTGGCCGACCTCTGCGACGAGTTCGCGGACGATCATGGTCCGTTGTGGCTACATGTCGACGCGGCGCATGGCGGTGCCGCGATCCTGTCAGCGCAGCATCGCCATCGGGTGAAGGGGATCGTGCGGGCGCGGTCGTTCGCGTGGGACCCGCACAAGACGCTGTTGCTGCCGCTGTCGGCCGGCATGGTGCTGGTGCGCGATCAGGACGATCTCACGCGCGCCTTCACGCAGGAGGCACCGTATCTCTTCAGCTCCGGATCCGACGCGCAGATCTGGGATATGGGTCCGCGCTCCTTCCAGTGTTCGCGTCGCGCCGATGTGCTGAAGCTCTGGGTGGCGATCGAGCGCTATGGATCCGACAATCTGGCGCGGTTGTACGATCGGCTCTGCCGGATGGCGCAGACACTGCATGGCCTGCTCAGCGCCCGCAGCGACTTCACACCGCTGCACGAGCCGATGTCGAACATTCTGTGCTTCGCCTGGACGCCGTCGGGAGTGGCCGCGGCCGATCTCGATATGTTGACCGATGCGCTGCGCGAGCGCTACAACCGCTCGGGTCGTGGTTGGATCACCGCGACCACGCTGGACGGTCGTCGCGTGCTCCGCATTACCGTGATGAACGCGCGCACCAACGAAACGCACCTCGCCACACTGGTGGACGGACTGTCGGCGGAGGCCGCGCTGCTGCTGCATAAGCGTTAGCACACGCGTCGGCACACGCGCTAGCACTAGCGCATCGCGGCGCGAGGGCGCATCTGTGTTCTGATGCGAAGCCTCCCCTCCCCTCGGTTCATGAGACTCCCGACATGCGCAACACCCTGCTGACGCGCGGTGGCGCCGCGGCGTTCGGACTGCTGCTGATCAGCGGCTGCTCGCCGACCACGCTCGCCCGGCGCACGATCAATCCACCGGGCATCTCGCCGCTGGTGCCGGCGTACTCGGTGGCGATTCGATCCGGCTCTCAGGTGTTTGTGTCGGGCATGACCGGCATCAAACCGGGCACGCAGGATATCATCGAGGGGGGCGTCGAGATTCAGACGCGTCAGACACTCGAGAACATCCGCACCGCCCTGCAGTCGGCTGGTGCGAGCATGGCCGATGTCGGCGAGTGCACGGTATTCCTGACCGACATGCGCGACTACGCCGCGATGAATGGTGTATATACCGAGTACTTCCGCGTCGATCCCCCGGCGCGCGCGACGGTCGCCGTGACCGCCCTCCCGCGTCCCGCCGCGCGCGTGGAAATCAAGTGCAGCGCACAGATCCGTTCTCCGGAGACGCCGTGACGACCCCGCTCCACTCCAAGCGTGGTGCAGACCTTCTGCACGACCCCTTCCTGAACAAGGGCACCGCCTTCACCGACGCCGAGCGCGATGCGTTTGGATTGCGCGGGCTGTTGCCGCCGCGGGTGATGTCGCAGGACGAGCAGATGGAGCGCATTCTGCCTGGCGTACGCTCCAAGCCGTCGCCGCTCGAGCAGTACGTGTACCTCGTTGCGCTGCACGATCGCAACGTCACGCTCTTCTATCGATTGGTGATGGATCACCTCGAAGAGCTGATGCCGATCCTGTACACGCCGACGGTCGGTCAGGCCTGCCAGGAGTTCGGCCGCATTTTCCGTCGCAGTCGCGGCATGTACATCACGGCCGCCGACAAGGGACACGTGGCGGAGGTCCTCGCCAACTGGCCGCAGGACGATATCCGCATGATCGTCGTGACCGACGGCGAACGCATTCTCGGTCTGGGTGATCTCGGCGCCAATGGCATGGGCATCCCGATCGGTAAACTCACGTTGTATACGGCGTGCGCGGGTGTGGCTCCGAATCAGTGTTTGCCAATCACGATCGATGTGGGCACGAACAACACCACGCTGCGGGAGAGTCATTCGTACGTGGGGCTGCGTCAGCCGCGGTTGCGCGGTGCCGAGTACGACGAGCTGCTGGATGAATTCGTCGAGGCGGTGCAGGCGCGCTTTCCGATGGCCTGTCTGCAGTTCGAGGACTTCGGCAACCACAATGCGTTCTCGCTGCTCGAACGATGGCGCGACCGAATCTGCACGTTCAACGACGACATTCAGGGCACCGCGTCGGTCGCCCTCGCCGGGTTGTATTCCGCGGCACGCATCAGTGGTACGCCGCTGCGTGATATGCGCCTCCTGTTTCTTGGCGCCGGCGAGGCCGGCATCGGCATCGGCGATCTCGTGGTCGAGGCGCTCTGCTCGGAGGGCCTGTCGCTCGCCGAGGCGCGGCGTCACTGCTGGTTCGTGGATTCGAAGGGACTCGTGGAGCACTCGCGCACCGACCTGGCGGAGCACAAGAAGCCCTTCGCGCACGATCATGCACCGGTGAAGACGCTACTGGAGGCGGTGGAATCGCTCAAGCCGCACGCCATCATCGGCGTCTCGGGCACGCCGAACACGTTCACTAAGGACGTGTTGGAGGCGATGGCGAGGGAGCGTGCGCGGCCGATCGTGCTCGCGCTGTCGAATCCCACGTCGAAGGCCGAGTGCACGGCGCTGCAGGCGTATTCGGCCACCGATGGTCGCGCCATTTTTGCCAGCGGCAGTCCGTTTGCGCCGGTCACGTACAAGGGCAAGACCCACGTGCCGGGACAGGGCAACAATGCGTACATCTTCCCCGGCGTCGGCCTTGGCGTCACCGTGAGTGCGTCGTCCCGCGTGACGGAAGCGATGTTCGCGTCGGCGGCGCGCACACTGGCGTCGATGGTGACCGACGATGACCTGGCGATAGGACGCATCTATCCAAGTTTGTCGCGCATTCGCGAAGTGTCACGCGCCATCGCGATCGAAGTGGCCACGTTGGCCTTCGACCGCGGGTTGGCGCGGGTGGAGCGGCCGGCTGACATCGCGGCCGCCGTGACGGACGCGATGTTCGAGCCGCACTACGTGTCGCTGATCTAGTGTTGAGCTAAGTCAGAATCGCAACGAGAGGCAGCTCAGTCCCCCGTCCATCTTGGCAAACTCGCTCATCGCCAACGGTTCCAGCGTGTAACCGGCCGCACGCAGCATCGCGTGCGTGCCGGGGAAGTCGTCGGCCACGAAGATCGCATCATTCACCCGCACACAATTCGCGGCGTACTCCTCGCCGGCCGGCACTCGCAGCACTGTCCGGTCGGCAAATGCCTCGTGCGCCGCGAGCGACTCGATACAGAGCAGGCGATCGGCGTCGAGGGCCACGACACCGCTCTTGAGATGCAGGATGCCAGGCGTCTGGCGGATATCGACGAGCCGCGATGCGACACCGTGCTTCGACAACCACTCGGCCAACTGTCGGGCGCCCTCGTGATTGGTGCGCAGCGAAATGCCGATGAACGCCGTGTCGCCAGCCTCGCAGACGTCGCCCGCATCGAGCGTCCCGGGACTCGTGATCTCCGGTAGCTCCGCAAAGAACCCAGCGAGGGCGTCGCGGATGGCGTGGACCTCACCGGCGCGACTTTCCGCGCCTGGACGGGTGATAATGGCGCCCTGGCCGGGGAGAATGAGTGCGGTGTCCTCGACGAACGTGGAGTCGGGATGCGCGTCGTCAGTGGGAAGGGCGATGACGTCGCAACCGTGCCGCTCGAGCGCCGCGCAATACGCGGCGTGCTGCGCGAGGGCCAGCTCGACGTCGGGAAGGCCGAGATCGACGGTGGTGAGTCCGTCGGCGAAGTTGCGCGCGGGTGGGCGGACAATCGCCTGTGTGAAGCGTGAGAACATACGCAGAGTATGGCGCTTCGCGTGTCGCGGCGGAATACTTCCGCACGTGGAACTCATCGATCTCGAATTCAGCGCGCACGAGATGCGCACAATGGCCGACCAGGTGGTGGCGCGGTGTGTGGAGCACATCACCACGCTGCCGCGCCAACCGCTGTACGGGGTGCACGACGCGGAGGCGCTCTGCGAGCGCATGCGCGAGTCGTCGCCAGACTCCGGCACGCCGTTGACCGCGCTGCTCGACGACTTGTTCACGACGTACATCCCGCAGTCGTTCAATACGCCATCGCCTGGGTATCTCGCGTACATCCCGGGCGGCGGCCTGTTTCCGGCGGCGTTAGCTGATTTCATCGCGGATACGACCAATCGCTACACGGGCATCTGGCAAGCGGCTCCGGCGCTGGTGCAGCTGGAGGCCAATGCGCTGGAGTGGCTGCGCGAATGGATGGGATTTCCCATCGGCACGCGCGGCGTGTTCACCACCGGTGGATCGATGGCCACGTTCAACGCCGTACTCTGCGCGCGTGAACGGCACCTGGGCGTCGATATTCGTCGCGGCGTACTGTACACGTCGGATCAGGCGCACCATTGCGTGATCAAGTCGGCGAAGCTGGCCGGCATCATGCCCGATCGCGTGCGCTCCATTCCCTGCGACGCGCAGTTCCACGTGGCCGTCGACGCGTTGCGCGAGGCGATCGCGCAGGACCGCCGTGACGGGCTGCTGCCATTCATGGTGGTATCGAACGCCGGCACCACCAACACGGGTGCCGTGGATCCGCTCGATGCCGTCGCCGACCTCTGCGTCGCTGAACAGCTCTGGCATCATGTGGACGGGGCTTACGGCGCGTTCTTCCAGCTGTGCGACGACACGCGCGCGGTGCTTCGTGGTATCGAGCGCGCAGATTCGCTCACGCTCGATCCGCACAAGGGCATGTTCATGCCGTATGGCACGGGTGCGCTACTGGTGCGCGATGGCGCGGCGCTGCGGGCGGCGCATGGAGCCACGGCCGACTATCTGCCCGATATGCCCAGTGCATCGGAGTTCTATGACCCGAGTCAGCATGGGCCGGACCTGTCACGCGGATTTCCCGGGCTACGCATGTGGCTCACGATCAAGCTGTATGGCGCCGATGCCTTCCGGGCGGCGATCAACGAGAAGCGTGCGCTGGCGCTCGACGCGGCGGCTCGCGTCGCGCAGTTGCCGCATGTGGTGCTCGACGCGCCGCCGGAGCTTTCGCTGTTTCCGTTTCATCTCACGTGGCCCAATGCTACGTTGGCGCAGGAGGACGCGGCCACTCGCGAGCTGATGGCGGCTGTGTCGCAGCGGGGACGCGTGATGATCAGCGGCGCGGTGGCCGGTGGTCGTTACGTGGGCCGGGTCTGTGTGCTGAGCTTCCGGACGCATGCGGCGCAGATCGATCATCTCGTCGAGGACATGGACGCCGCGATCTCGGAGGTCGTGGCGAAGCACCGGACCCTATCGCAGTAGCCCCAACGCCTCGGCGTCGCCGCGCAGGTAAATCGGCGCGCGCTCGGTGTAGACCGCCGCATTCGACGAGATGGAGGCGGGATATCCAGCGAGCCTCCACTCCATCGTGAGTGTGGCGCGCCCGCCCGATTCGCTCACTGCGTAAAGTGCATACCACGGAACGCCGCGCTCCGGGGTGAAGATCGCCTTGCCCGGACCATCGTTCGCCGTCCACGTCCCGGTGATATGCTGCTTGTTGCCGGGCGCCGCCCAGTCGTGGTCCATGAGTTCGACGCGCTGGAAATGGCCGTAGCTGTTCGTTTCATCGAAGAGCGCCATGACGTCGAAGTACAACGGGTCGGGCGCACTCCAACTGCGGTTTCGCAGGATCCACTCGCCAACGAACGTGCCCCGGTGCTGGGCGTGGTAGAGCATACGGTTCGTGAGCAGCGGCTCCCACGGACGACTGTTTCCGCTTTCAGCACCGGTGCGAAAGTACGGTTGAACGACTTCGGCGACGTGTCGTGCCACGAGCGCCGCCTTGAGGTCGTCGCGCAGATAGTCGAATGGCGACACGGGCGAGCCGGTCGTGCCCCCAGTGCGTTCGCCGTCGGTGCGGCGATTGTCGATGAGCATGAACTCGGCGCTGCCGCTCATGTTGCCCACCGGGTCGCCCTCGCGCACCTTGGCGCCAAGCGACACCAACGGCAGGTCCGCATCGAGGTGCTTACCGACGAGCCCCTGACCATAGTCGATCGTGATGAAGTACTCGTGGCGCCCGTCGGCGGTACCGCGCAAGCCCATGTCTTCGATCTTGGACACGGTGCCGGCGGCCCAACTGCGCACGGGTATGCCGAGCCGTGTCGGAATCCAGACGTGATTGAGCCCCTCCACGTGGCCGCCCTGGTGGGCGCCGAAGGCACCGAGGCCCGCGCCAGGGCCGAAGCGGATGTCGGCCAGCGCAACTGGCAGTGCGAGACGAACCGGGGAGCCCCAGCTTGGCACGGGCTGGGTGTACGCGCCGTCGACCCAGGGCACGTCGCGCACGGCCGCCGGCGCCTGCGTGCTGTCATTGCCCGTCGCGCCACCGTCGCCGCATCCGAGAGCTACGGCGGCGAAGAGGGTGAACGCGAGGGCGGTGCGAGGGTGGGACATGGGTCGACTCCTGAGTAGAGCGCCTTCGGAGGTTGTACCCTTGCTGGTATCGGCCGCTCGACGCCGGTCGCCCAACGCCGGTCTTCGACGCATCTTTGGCCGTCCCGAGGATGCCGCGTGAAAAAGACCGTTCTCCTGTACGGCCTCGTGGGTGGCGTGCTGATCGCCGGCCTGCGCTTGGTCGAATACCGTTTTCTCGTGCTCGAGCACTCGCTCGAGATCTACGGCGGGATCGTCGCCGCCCTCTTCGCGGCGCTCGGCCTCTGGCTCGGCCGCAAGCTGACGCGCCCGCGCGAGACCGTGGTCGTGCGCGAGGTGCCGGTCGAGGTGCCGGTCGAAGTGCGCGTAGAGGTTCCCGTAGAAGTGCCGGTCGGACCGTTCGAGCGCAACGCGACGCGGCTGGCATCGCTCGGCATTACGCCGCGGGAACTCGACATCCTGGAGGCGATGGCCGCCGGCCACAGCAATCGAGAGATCGCCGAACGGCTGTTCGTCAGTGAAAACACCGTGAAAACTCACGCGGCCCGCCTGTTCGACAAACTCGATGCCAAGCGGCGCACACAGGCCGTCCAGCTGGCCAAAGAGGCCGGGCTCATCCCCTGAGGGTCGCCTGAACGGGTGATTTTCGGCCGTTTCGGGCGAAATCATCCATTCGGGTGACGCGCCCGCGGGCCTCCGGAGACCAGACTGGCGCACGTTCACGCTCGCTCTCTCCACGCCAACGTCACGACCTATGCGCAACATCGTTCTGAAGTTCGGCCTGATCTCCGGCGCGCTCCTGTCGGTCATGATGGCCATCACGATCCCATTCCAGGACGAGATCGGCTTCGACTACGGCATGATCGTCGGCTACACGACGATGGTGCTCTCCTTTCTCTTCGTCTACTTCGGCATCCGTAGCTATCGCGATACCGTGGCTGGTGGCTCGTTGACCTTTGGACGGGCGTTCAAAGTCGGCGCGTTGATCGCGCTGATCGCGTCGTGCTGCTACGTGGCCACGTGGGAAGTCATGTACTTCAAGTTCATGCCCGACTTCACCGCGAAGATGACGGCGCACACGGTTGCCAAGGCGCGGGCCGCCGGCGAGAGCCCGGAAGCGATTGCGAAGAAGCAGCAGGAGATGGCGGAGTTCGCGGTGATGTACCGGAATCCGGCGATCAATGCGGCCATGACCTTCCTCGAACCGCTGCCGGTGGCGTTGATTATGACGTTGGTGTCCGCTGGGTTGCTCAGCCGCCGCTCGATCCCTCCACGACAAACCTGATGGCGTATATCGCCCCCGAAACCCGCCTGCGCGAGCTTACCCCGGTTCCGCTGCTCGTCGGTGCGGTGCTCGGCCTGATTTTCGGCGCCTCGTCGCTGTATCTCGTGCTCAAAGTCGGGCTCACCGTGAGCGCGTCGATCCCGGTGGCGGTCATCTCGATCACGATCTTCCGCCTCTTTGCACGACTGGGCGGCCGTGATGCGACGATCCTCGAGCACAACATCGTGCAGACGGCGGGCTCGGCGGGCGAATCGATTGCCTTCGGCATCGGCGTCACGATGCCGGCGATCCTCATTCTCGGCTTCGACCTCGAGATTGCGCGCGTGCTGCTGGTGGCGGTGCTGGGCGGTGTGCTGGGCATTCTCATGATGATACCGCTGCGTCGGGCGTTGATCGTGGCGCAGCACGGTGTGCTGAAATATCCGGAGGGGACGGCGTGCGCCGAGGTGCTCAAGGCCGGCGCGAATGCCGAGTCGCGCGCGGCGGCGAGTGATGCGGCGAAGCGCGAGCAGGAAGCGTTGGGTGGGGCTGGCACGAGTGCCCGCACGATCTTCACGGGCTTCGGCATCGGCATCGTGTACAAGACGGCGATGTCGGCGCTTCGCGCGTGGAAGGATGTTCCTGAGAAAGTGTTCGGCGCGCCCTTCTCGGCCGCGTCGGTCTCGGTGGAAGTGTCGCCGGAGTTGCTGGGAGTGGGCTACATCATCGGCCCGCGCGTGGCGGCGGTGATGTTTGCTGGTGGCGTGCTGGCGTATCTCGTGCTCATTCCGATGATCGCCTACTTCGGATCGGCGCTCACGACCCCGTTGGCACCAGAGGCCCGCGCGCTGATTCGCGACATGGGCCCCGGAGCGATCCGTAACGCGTACGTGCTGTACATCGGCGCGGGCGCGGTGGCGGCGGGCGGCATCATCAGCGTGATCCGATCGATGCCGACGATCTGGCATGGGCTGCGCGAGGGACTGCGCGATGTGTCGAATTCCACAGCTGCCACGGTTCGCGATACGGTGCGGACCGACCGCGACCTGTCGATCAAGTTGGTGCTGCTCGGTATCGTTGCGCTGCTCGTCGCGCTGGTGGGCGCGAGCCCGCTGTACGTGGGAGGCACCGGCTTCGGCACGCGGATCGCGGCCGCGCTGCTGATCGTGGTGTTCGGCTTTCTGTTCGTGACCGTGTCGTCGCGCCTCACCGGCGAGATCGGTTCGTCGTCGAATCCGATTTCCGGCATGACGGTGGCTACGCTGCTGCTGACTTGTCTGGCGTTTGTGCTGCTGGGGTGGACGGGCAGCAACTACTACGTGACCGCGCTGTCGATCGGCGCGATCGTGTGCATCGCGGCGTCGAATGGCGGCACAACGTCGCAGGACTTGAAGACGGGCTTCTTGGTGGGCGCCACGCCGCGCTCACAGCAAATTGCGATCGTGGTTGGGGCGCTGGTGTCAGCGTTGGCGCTCGGACCGATTCTGCTGCGTCTCAATGCCGCCGGTACCGTGTATGTGAGTGCGTCGGCGATAGCGGCCGATGCGCCTGGCGGCACCGCGCTCACCAGCGGCGAGACCGTGGATGTGCGCACGCTCGCGCGTCGTGAGTCGGTGGACGGTCTCATGGCCGACGGCAGCACCGACTCGCGCGAGTACTGGGTGTGGCACAAGCAAGACCCGAGCGGTGGCAACGCCGAGAAGTACCTCGTGGACGACGCGGGCAAGCCGGTGTACTTCGTGGATCCGGGCATCAACGGCAGCATTCGGAAGCTCGCGAACGGTCAGGACGTCCCCAAGTTCGACGCGCCGAAGGCCACGCTGATGTCGTACATCATCAAGGGCATTCTGGGCGGGAAGCTGCCATGGGGGCTTGTGCTGCTGGGCGCGATGATCGCGCTGGTGCTCGAGCTGTCGGGCATTCCGTCGCTGGCCTTTGCGGTCGGCGTGTATCTGCCGATCTCAACGTCCGCGCCGATCTTTGTGGGCGGTGTGGTGCGCTGGGCGGTGGATCGCTGGATCGCGCGCAAGCATGTCGGGCGCAACCTTACCGACGATGAACTGGCGGCGGAGGGCGACAAGAGTCCCGGGGTGCTGATGGCGTCCGGTTACATCGCGGGCGGCGCGATCGCCGGCATCCTGATCGCCTTCGTGGCGGGAGTACCGGCGATGGCGGGGCTCAATCGTGCGATCGAAGCGATGTCGGCGAACAACCCACTGTTCTCGGGGCCGATGGCCGACGCGCTGTCGCTGGTGCCGTTCGTGGCGTTGATCGCGGTGCTGTATCTGACTGGGCGCGAGAAGCTGCTGGCGCGGCCTGCTACAGGGCCTTCTTGATCGCCGCTTCGAGGTTCTGCGTGCCGCCGACGCCGGTGTAGACGATCTTGCCCGCCTTATTCACGACCACGACGTAGCTGGTGGCCGGCACATCGTAGGCGCCGCTCACGGTGCCCTTCTTGTCGTACAACAACTCGCCGCCGAGCTTGTTCGCCTTCTGCCAGCCCTTCACGCGGTCG
This region of Gemmatimonas groenlandica genomic DNA includes:
- a CDS encoding NAD-dependent malic enzyme, which produces MTTPLHSKRGADLLHDPFLNKGTAFTDAERDAFGLRGLLPPRVMSQDEQMERILPGVRSKPSPLEQYVYLVALHDRNVTLFYRLVMDHLEELMPILYTPTVGQACQEFGRIFRRSRGMYITAADKGHVAEVLANWPQDDIRMIVVTDGERILGLGDLGANGMGIPIGKLTLYTACAGVAPNQCLPITIDVGTNNTTLRESHSYVGLRQPRLRGAEYDELLDEFVEAVQARFPMACLQFEDFGNHNAFSLLERWRDRICTFNDDIQGTASVALAGLYSAARISGTPLRDMRLLFLGAGEAGIGIGDLVVEALCSEGLSLAEARRHCWFVDSKGLVEHSRTDLAEHKKPFAHDHAPVKTLLEAVESLKPHAIIGVSGTPNTFTKDVLEAMARERARPIVLALSNPTSKAECTALQAYSATDGRAIFASGSPFAPVTYKGKTHVPGQGNNAYIFPGVGLGVTVSASSRVTEAMFASAARTLASMVTDDDLAIGRIYPSLSRIREVSRAIAIEVATLAFDRGLARVERPADIAAAVTDAMFEPHYVSLI
- a CDS encoding pyridoxal phosphate-dependent decarboxylase family protein, yielding MELIDLEFSAHEMRTMADQVVARCVEHITTLPRQPLYGVHDAEALCERMRESSPDSGTPLTALLDDLFTTYIPQSFNTPSPGYLAYIPGGGLFPAALADFIADTTNRYTGIWQAAPALVQLEANALEWLREWMGFPIGTRGVFTTGGSMATFNAVLCARERHLGVDIRRGVLYTSDQAHHCVIKSAKLAGIMPDRVRSIPCDAQFHVAVDALREAIAQDRRDGLLPFMVVSNAGTTNTGAVDPLDAVADLCVAEQLWHHVDGAYGAFFQLCDDTRAVLRGIERADSLTLDPHKGMFMPYGTGALLVRDGAALRAAHGATADYLPDMPSASEFYDPSQHGPDLSRGFPGLRMWLTIKLYGADAFRAAINEKRALALDAAARVAQLPHVVLDAPPELSLFPFHLTWPNATLAQEDAATRELMAAVSQRGRVMISGAVAGGRYVGRVCVLSFRTHAAQIDHLVEDMDAAISEVVAKHRTLSQ
- a CDS encoding helix-turn-helix transcriptional regulator yields the protein MKKTVLLYGLVGGVLIAGLRLVEYRFLVLEHSLEIYGGIVAALFAALGLWLGRKLTRPRETVVVREVPVEVPVEVRVEVPVEVPVGPFERNATRLASLGITPRELDILEAMAAGHSNREIAERLFVSENTVKTHAARLFDKLDAKRRTQAVQLAKEAGLIP
- a CDS encoding M23 family metallopeptidase yields the protein MSHPRTALAFTLFAAVALGCGDGGATGNDSTQAPAAVRDVPWVDGAYTQPVPSWGSPVRLALPVALADIRFGPGAGLGAFGAHQGGHVEGLNHVWIPTRLGIPVRSWAAGTVSKIEDMGLRGTADGRHEYFITIDYGQGLVGKHLDADLPLVSLGAKVREGDPVGNMSGSAEFMLIDNRRTDGERTGGTTGSPVSPFDYLRDDLKAALVARHVAEVVQPYFRTGAESGNSRPWEPLLTNRMLYHAQHRGTFVGEWILRNRSWSAPDPLYFDVMALFDETNSYGHFQRVELMDHDWAAPGNKQHITGTWTANDGPGKAIFTPERGVPWYALYAVSESGGRATLTMEWRLAGYPASISSNAAVYTERAPIYLRGDAEALGLLR
- a CDS encoding DUF4199 domain-containing protein — its product is MRNIVLKFGLISGALLSVMMAITIPFQDEIGFDYGMIVGYTTMVLSFLFVYFGIRSYRDTVAGGSLTFGRAFKVGALIALIASCCYVATWEVMYFKFMPDFTAKMTAHTVAKARAAGESPEAIAKKQQEMAEFAVMYRNPAINAAMTFLEPLPVALIMTLVSAGLLSRRSIPPRQT
- a CDS encoding dimethylarginine dimethylaminohydrolase family protein gives rise to the protein MFSRFTQAIVRPPARNFADGLTTVDLGLPDVELALAQHAAYCAALERHGCDVIALPTDDAHPDSTFVEDTALILPGQGAIITRPGAESRAGEVHAIRDALAGFFAELPEITSPGTLDAGDVCEAGDTAFIGISLRTNHEGARQLAEWLSKHGVASRLVDIRQTPGILHLKSGVVALDADRLLCIESLAAHEAFADRTVLRVPAGEEYAANCVRVNDAIFVADDFPGTHAMLRAAGYTLEPLAMSEFAKMDGGLSCLSLRF